From [Clostridium] symbiosum, a single genomic window includes:
- the ftsZ gene encoding cell division protein FtsZ, with protein sequence MLEIKINESENSARIIVIGVGGAGNNAVNRMIEENIAGVEFIGINTDKQALQFCKAASAMQIGEKLTKGLGAGAKPEIGEKAAEESQEELAQALKGADMVFVTCGMGGGTGTGAAPVIARIAKDMGILTVGVVTKPFRFEAKTRMGNALAGIEKLKANVDTLIVIPNDKLLEIVDRRTTMPDALKKADEVLQQAVQGITDLINVPGLINLDFADVQTVMIDKGIAHIGIGHAKGDDKAIEAVKQAVASPLLETTIEGASHVIINISGDISLIEANDAATYVQELAGDDANIIFGAMFDENAQDEATITVIATGLDAHGVNTPVAKAMTEFTTPFKAKPAPTFAPQGAGRETAATSAPAYKTPTYRAPSAAVSQQPQQPKVPVQPSTPVQPYRPMQRETQINIPDFLKNKK encoded by the coding sequence TTGTTAGAGATTAAGATAAATGAATCGGAGAATTCTGCCAGAATCATCGTTATAGGTGTCGGCGGAGCCGGAAACAATGCGGTTAACCGCATGATAGAAGAGAATATAGCAGGTGTGGAATTTATTGGAATTAATACGGACAAGCAGGCGCTGCAGTTTTGCAAGGCCGCTTCAGCCATGCAGATCGGTGAGAAGCTGACTAAGGGACTGGGAGCCGGGGCGAAACCTGAGATCGGTGAGAAAGCCGCAGAGGAGAGCCAGGAAGAGCTTGCACAGGCACTGAAAGGCGCCGACATGGTATTCGTAACCTGTGGTATGGGAGGCGGCACCGGAACGGGTGCGGCGCCGGTTATCGCAAGAATTGCCAAGGATATGGGCATTCTGACCGTAGGCGTTGTGACGAAGCCATTCCGCTTTGAAGCCAAGACACGTATGGGCAACGCACTTGCAGGCATTGAGAAATTAAAAGCCAATGTGGACACTCTGATTGTAATTCCTAACGATAAACTCCTTGAGATTGTAGACCGCCGCACAACCATGCCGGATGCTCTCAAGAAGGCCGATGAAGTGCTTCAGCAGGCCGTACAGGGCATTACGGATCTCATCAATGTACCGGGACTTATCAATCTGGACTTCGCGGACGTACAGACCGTTATGATAGACAAGGGCATCGCTCATATCGGCATCGGACATGCCAAGGGAGACGATAAGGCCATTGAAGCTGTTAAACAGGCCGTTGCCAGCCCTCTGTTAGAGACAACCATCGAAGGCGCAAGCCACGTTATTATTAATATTTCCGGTGACATCAGCCTGATCGAGGCCAATGACGCCGCAACTTATGTACAGGAACTGGCGGGAGACGATGCCAACATCATCTTCGGCGCCATGTTTGATGAGAATGCACAGGATGAAGCGACAATCACGGTTATTGCAACAGGACTGGATGCCCACGGCGTCAATACGCCTGTAGCAAAGGCAATGACGGAATTCACCACCCCATTCAAGGCAAAACCGGCTCCAACGTTTGCACCTCAGGGAGCAGGCAGAGAGACGGCGGCTACATCTGCGCCTGCCTATAAGACACCGACCTACCGGGCTCCTTCCGCCGCAGTTTCTCAGCAGCCACAGCAGCCGAAGGTTCCGGTACAGCCATCCACACCGGTGCAGCCATACCGCCCGATGCAGAGAGAGACACAGATCAATATCCCGGATTTTCTGAAGAATAAAAAGTAA
- a CDS encoding sigma-E processing peptidase SpoIIGA, whose translation MTYNVYADVVLANNFTIDFLLLTVVKKVMKLETRKGGIFLASMAGAFYALAVTIFPFPVFFLQSIVTYFAASALMAALAFRIKDLHALIKAVAGLYLAAVMTAGLMELFRAGGFFGSIYLYAAAAGFSIFLTLYLWRTVSKSAADSGHLYSVLIEYQGRKAGFTGFLDTGNRLTEPYTGSPVSVISAESCGELFGTVNAVLFVPFRSVGKDSGILPAVRADRMEIEQEGQKKVIEKPYIAISEEKLSQNGSYQILLNEKLWL comes from the coding sequence GTGACATACAACGTTTACGCGGATGTGGTGTTAGCCAATAATTTTACAATCGATTTTTTGCTTCTCACAGTAGTAAAAAAGGTGATGAAGCTGGAGACACGAAAGGGAGGAATATTTCTGGCCAGCATGGCAGGAGCTTTTTACGCGCTGGCTGTGACCATTTTTCCCTTTCCTGTTTTTTTTCTCCAGTCAATTGTTACATACTTCGCGGCCAGCGCCCTGATGGCGGCCCTGGCATTCAGAATCAAAGACCTGCACGCGCTTATAAAAGCCGTGGCGGGCCTGTATCTGGCGGCGGTTATGACGGCAGGCCTGATGGAGCTGTTCCGTGCCGGAGGCTTCTTTGGTTCTATCTATCTCTATGCGGCGGCAGCGGGATTCAGTATCTTTTTAACGCTGTACCTGTGGAGGACTGTGTCAAAGAGTGCGGCGGACAGCGGCCATCTCTACAGCGTCCTGATTGAATATCAGGGCAGGAAGGCCGGTTTTACCGGTTTTCTGGACACGGGGAACCGCCTGACGGAACCCTATACGGGAAGCCCGGTCAGCGTCATTTCAGCGGAAAGCTGCGGGGAGCTGTTCGGCACCGTGAATGCGGTTCTGTTCGTCCCTTTCCGCTCGGTCGGGAAGGACAGCGGCATTTTACCGGCGGTCCGGGCCGACAGGATGGAGATAGAACAAGAAGGTCAGAAGAAAGTAATAGAGAAACCGTATATTGCAATCTCGGAAGAAAAACTGTCACAGAATGGTTCTTACCAGATTTTGCTGAATGAAAAGCTGTGGCTTTGA
- the sigE gene encoding RNA polymerase sporulation sigma factor SigE: MVIKLAIPNQFRLKMVPSFKSVFLQKEGEVHYIGGADILPAPLNSREEAEVLKELGTEKDAQAKSKLIEHNLRLVVYIAKKFDNTSVGVEDLISIGSIGLIKAINTFNIDKNIKLATYASRCIENEILMYLRRNNKTKMEVSIDEPLNVDWDGNELLLSDILGTDEDVIYRDLEDEIEKNLLSTAISRLGPREQKIVELRFGLGTENEDEMTQKEVADLLGISQSYISRLEKKIMKRLKKEIVKYE; this comes from the coding sequence ATGGTTATAAAATTAGCAATCCCGAATCAATTCCGTCTTAAGATGGTTCCGTCGTTTAAATCGGTTTTTCTTCAGAAAGAGGGGGAAGTCCATTATATCGGCGGTGCGGATATTCTTCCGGCGCCCTTAAACAGCAGGGAAGAGGCAGAGGTGTTAAAGGAGCTGGGAACGGAGAAGGATGCCCAGGCAAAGTCGAAGCTGATCGAGCACAACCTGCGTCTGGTAGTCTACATAGCGAAGAAGTTTGACAACACCAGCGTCGGTGTGGAGGACCTGATTTCCATCGGCTCCATCGGACTGATCAAGGCAATCAACACCTTTAACATAGATAAAAATATCAAGCTTGCCACCTACGCCTCCCGGTGTATTGAAAATGAAATACTGATGTATTTAAGACGCAACAACAAAACAAAGATGGAAGTCTCCATTGACGAACCGCTCAATGTGGACTGGGACGGAAATGAACTTTTGCTTTCCGATATTCTGGGAACCGACGAGGACGTCATTTACCGGGATTTGGAAGATGAGATAGAAAAGAACCTGCTCAGTACGGCAATCAGCCGTCTGGGGCCGAGAGAACAGAAAATCGTAGAACTGCGTTTTGGCCTGGGAACGGAGAATGAGGATGAGATGACGCAGAAGGAAGTCGCAGACCTTCTGGGCATATCCCAGTCCTACATCTCCAGGCTCGAGAAAAAGATTATGAAGCGGCTGAAAAAAGAAATCGTGAAATACGAGTAG
- a CDS encoding acyltransferase family protein has product MNPTTPSRSSYWDIVKGLGIIAIVLGHSCYFAVGFVYLFHLALFFFVSGYLYSEKKYGDAPFAFFGNRFAGTWPRYVFYTSCFVLLHNFFVTRGLYSGQELYNHTKMLAQICTNISFTGSEPAQGALWFIPAWLAASGLFGAAVWFGRTFSRRIGKPGLKVWLIGFACASIGAAGVFLNMRKVGIAYNLHASLVVVPIYFFAYLLRLHCPDFKKFTTWYGCVISAAALYFINAKMGIYILLDGMVIPGAWFYVISLIGIYFCLSLGTLMERFKAASRFLSFLGRYSFEIMAVHFAVFKLVDYLYAKLWLRSVPENLAGFPTGFSHELWPVYLIAGTLIPAFIGWISTRISRFLFSAAS; this is encoded by the coding sequence ATGAACCCAACCACACCGTCACGTTCCTCTTACTGGGACATCGTAAAGGGACTTGGTATTATTGCAATTGTCCTGGGGCACAGCTGTTACTTTGCCGTAGGCTTTGTCTATCTGTTCCATCTGGCCCTGTTTTTCTTTGTCTCGGGCTATCTGTACAGCGAAAAAAAATACGGGGATGCTCCCTTTGCCTTCTTTGGCAACCGATTTGCAGGGACATGGCCCCGTTATGTTTTTTATACGTCCTGTTTCGTCCTGCTCCACAATTTCTTTGTGACGCGGGGGCTCTATTCCGGCCAGGAGCTTTATAACCATACGAAAATGCTGGCTCAGATTTGTACGAATATCTCCTTTACAGGCTCCGAACCGGCCCAGGGAGCGCTCTGGTTCATTCCGGCCTGGCTGGCCGCATCCGGCCTGTTCGGCGCCGCCGTATGGTTCGGCCGGACTTTCTCCCGTAGGATTGGCAAACCCGGGCTTAAGGTATGGCTGATTGGCTTTGCCTGCGCCTCCATCGGCGCCGCCGGTGTGTTCCTGAATATGAGGAAAGTGGGGATTGCCTACAACCTCCATGCATCCCTGGTTGTGGTCCCGATCTACTTTTTTGCTTACCTGCTGCGGCTTCACTGTCCCGATTTTAAGAAATTCACCACCTGGTACGGCTGCGTCATCAGCGCCGCCGCCCTGTACTTTATCAATGCAAAGATGGGCATCTATATTCTTTTAGACGGAATGGTGATTCCCGGGGCCTGGTTTTACGTCATTTCCCTGATTGGAATCTATTTCTGTCTGTCCCTCGGAACTCTGATGGAACGGTTTAAGGCCGCCTCCCGTTTTCTTTCGTTCCTGGGACGATATTCTTTTGAAATTATGGCGGTTCATTTCGCCGTCTTTAAACTGGTGGACTACTTATATGCGAAGCTCTGGCTCCGGTCGGTACCCGAAAATCTGGCCGGGTTCCCCACCGGTTTTTCCCATGAGCTGTGGCCGGTCTACCTGATAGCCGGAACCCTGATTCCCGCATTCATCGGCTGGATTTCTACTCGTATTTCACGATTTCTTTTTTCAGCCGCTTCATAA
- the sigG gene encoding RNA polymerase sporulation sigma factor SigG — protein MPVYKVEICGVNTSKLPLLSNDEKEALFKRILDGDMDAREQYIKGNLRLVLSVIQRFSNSSENVDDLFQIGCIGLIKAIDNFDITQNVRFSTYAVPMILGEVKRYLRDNNSIRVSRSLRDTAYKAIYAREGLMKKNLKEPTICEIADEIGVSKESITYALDAIQSPVSLYEPVYTDGGDPLYVMDQLSDKKCSEEHWIEDISLNEAMKRLPERERHIIDMRFFEGKTQTEVAEEIHISQAQVSRLEKSALKSMRNYLS, from the coding sequence ATGCCTGTATACAAAGTGGAAATCTGCGGAGTCAACACTTCCAAACTGCCGCTTCTCAGCAACGATGAGAAGGAAGCGTTGTTTAAACGGATTCTTGATGGGGATATGGATGCCAGAGAACAATACATTAAGGGAAATTTGCGTCTTGTCTTAAGCGTCATCCAGCGTTTTTCAAACAGCAGTGAAAATGTGGACGATCTTTTTCAGATCGGCTGCATCGGACTGATAAAAGCGATAGATAATTTTGATATAACACAGAATGTGCGGTTCTCCACCTATGCAGTCCCGATGATCCTCGGAGAAGTCAAACGTTACCTGAGAGATAATAATTCAATCCGTGTCAGCCGCTCCCTGCGCGATACCGCCTACAAGGCGATTTATGCCCGGGAAGGACTGATGAAAAAGAACCTGAAGGAACCGACCATCTGTGAAATCGCGGATGAAATCGGAGTCAGCAAGGAAAGCATCACCTATGCCCTGGACGCAATCCAGAGCCCGGTCAGCCTCTACGAACCGGTCTACACCGACGGCGGGGATCCCCTCTATGTCATGGATCAGCTCAGTGATAAAAAATGTTCCGAGGAGCACTGGATCGAGGACATCTCCTTAAACGAAGCAATGAAACGCCTCCCGGAACGCGAGCGCCATATCATCGACATGCGTTTCTTCGAGGGCAAAACCCAAACCGAGGTAGCCGAAGAAATCCACATCAGCCAGGCCCAGGTCAGCCGTCTTGAAAAAAGCGCCTTAAAAAGCATGCGCAACTACCTGAGCTGA
- a CDS encoding SseB family protein: protein MKTINELIKSYLENEDKAVFGEILEVIKTGEALFAVAARATNNFFMGAENEKPAAYIFSSKAFADEFVKELKWEGYEVKSLEIRPAQRIGFFNDLYRSGFEAIMVDKGQESLAMSLFSIVAKPEENADMVINPSLMRAAAQFYQELSRKRAVKPMQDLMCSELYNAKFLIPAEDVNERVYPMIADNKGLKFYPVFTDLIEFGKFDKKQKYQPVVVKFRDLKKLVRKVDGIVVNPFGFGLRLDREKIDNIERDCSTLKVVK, encoded by the coding sequence ATGAAAACCATAAACGAACTGATTAAATCCTATCTTGAGAATGAAGATAAAGCAGTTTTCGGAGAAATTCTGGAAGTAATTAAGACGGGAGAGGCCCTGTTTGCGGTTGCAGCCAGAGCTACCAACAACTTTTTCATGGGGGCAGAGAATGAGAAGCCGGCAGCATATATCTTTTCCAGCAAAGCATTTGCAGATGAATTTGTAAAGGAATTAAAGTGGGAAGGATACGAGGTGAAGAGCCTTGAGATCAGACCGGCCCAGAGAATCGGATTTTTTAACGATCTGTACCGCAGCGGCTTTGAGGCCATTATGGTAGACAAGGGCCAGGAATCCCTTGCAATGTCGTTATTCAGCATTGTAGCGAAACCGGAAGAGAACGCGGACATGGTGATTAATCCGTCCCTGATGCGTGCCGCAGCCCAGTTCTATCAGGAGCTTTCCAGAAAAAGAGCGGTAAAACCGATGCAGGACCTGATGTGTTCCGAGTTATACAATGCAAAGTTCCTGATTCCGGCAGAGGATGTGAATGAGCGTGTTTATCCGATGATCGCCGATAATAAGGGCCTTAAGTTCTATCCCGTATTCACCGATCTCATCGAGTTCGGAAAATTCGACAAGAAACAGAAATACCAGCCGGTCGTTGTGAAGTTCCGCGATTTGAAAAAGCTGGTGAGGAAGGTGGACGGAATCGTGGTCAATCCGTTCGGCTTCGGACTGAGACTGGATAGGGAGAAGATCGATAATATTGAGAGAGACTGTTCGACTTTGAAGGTTGTAAAATGA
- a CDS encoding tyrosine-type recombinase/integrase, producing the protein MAKDKNFQKEQISQFCSFLISEEKAAATVSKYCHDIQQFYCFLSEKYNSRLTKENTVSFKNWLLERYHVRSVNSMLTAVNCFLNFLGYQDCRVKLVKVQRQIFYEDKKELRKEEYRRLVDAARKNGNERLAMLLQTLCSLGLRISELKFVTVESVEKGKFQILNKGKNRFVLIPGKLRKRLLWYARKMHLKKGEIFITRSGKALDRSNVWREMKKLGGKAKVEGQKIFPHNLRHLFARTFYELKKDVVKLADLMGHSSIETTRIYTASSGNECLKQLEKLGLVL; encoded by the coding sequence ATGGCTAAAGATAAGAATTTTCAGAAAGAACAAATTTCGCAATTTTGCAGCTTCCTTATATCGGAAGAAAAAGCAGCTGCCACAGTCTCGAAATACTGCCATGATATCCAGCAGTTTTATTGCTTTTTATCGGAAAAATATAACAGCAGGCTGACGAAAGAAAATACGGTAAGTTTTAAAAACTGGCTGTTGGAGCGTTATCATGTGAGAAGCGTTAATTCAATGCTCACTGCCGTAAATTGCTTTTTGAATTTTTTGGGATATCAGGATTGCAGGGTAAAACTGGTCAAAGTTCAGCGACAGATATTTTACGAAGATAAGAAAGAGCTTAGAAAGGAAGAATACCGACGCCTTGTCGATGCAGCCAGAAAGAACGGAAACGAACGGCTGGCCATGCTGTTACAGACTTTATGCAGTCTGGGCCTTCGTATCAGCGAATTAAAATTCGTAACTGTGGAGTCGGTGGAAAAGGGGAAATTTCAGATTCTTAATAAAGGAAAAAACAGATTTGTCCTTATTCCTGGCAAACTCAGGAAGCGTCTTCTTTGGTATGCCAGAAAAATGCATCTCAAAAAGGGGGAAATCTTTATCACCAGAAGTGGCAAAGCCTTGGATCGAAGCAATGTTTGGAGAGAAATGAAGAAACTGGGCGGGAAGGCAAAGGTGGAAGGACAGAAAATTTTCCCCCATAACCTCCGCCATCTTTTTGCCAGAACATTCTACGAGCTAAAAAAAGATGTTGTCAAGCTGGCAGATCTCATGGGACATAGCAGCATCGAAACAACCCGTATCTACACGGCTTCGTCTGGTAATGAGTGTCTGAAACAATTGGAAAAATTAGGGCTTGTACTCTGA
- a CDS encoding transcription termination/antitermination NusG family protein gives MGWYVLYCKAGQEDTLIRSCKQHLSGRALEDAFQFSYERMKKYLGAWHVDTYRMFPNYVFLQSSDPEQLSMELKQYREIVDVLEGNGLLLPVRPDEEAMIRLLCGEHHHMGLSRGIMRDGMIRVIEGPLAGRESLIRKIDLHKRIVILNLRLNAEEKDIWAGIDILKKS, from the coding sequence TTGGGCTGGTACGTTTTATACTGTAAGGCTGGTCAGGAAGATACTTTGATCCGTTCCTGCAAGCAGCATTTATCGGGACGGGCGCTTGAGGATGCGTTCCAGTTTTCTTACGAAAGAATGAAGAAATATCTGGGGGCATGGCATGTAGATACGTATCGGATGTTTCCGAATTATGTATTCTTACAAAGCAGCGATCCTGAACAACTGTCCATGGAACTTAAGCAATACCGGGAAATTGTAGATGTGCTGGAAGGGAATGGACTCCTTCTACCGGTTCGGCCGGACGAAGAAGCGATGATTCGTCTCTTGTGCGGAGAACACCATCATATGGGACTGTCCCGTGGAATTATGCGGGATGGGATGATTCGGGTAATCGAGGGTCCTCTGGCAGGAAGAGAGTCTCTGATTCGGAAAATTGATCTGCATAAGAGAATTGTAATTTTAAATCTGCGGCTGAATGCAGAGGAAAAGGACATCTGGGCAGGGATTGACATTTTGAAGAAGTCCTGA
- a CDS encoding transcription termination/antitermination NusG family protein, giving the protein MWYVIQTTTGKEQELVEVIHKMLPASLYKDCFFLKRQLLKRLGGKWLEVTETLFPAYVFLELKEGRVSSSEAIRDKSEMLFYQLKRIPEFTKLLGDSHGTFIPLEKEEVDFLRLLCENSDKKKDHLVPLTKLKLDGSGEVIGLEGPLEYFKEKIIRLNLRKRYALIELTIRGERQTAMLGIKIEKD; this is encoded by the coding sequence ATGTGGTATGTAATACAGACAACGACAGGAAAAGAACAGGAGCTGGTTGAGGTTATACACAAAATGCTGCCGGCTTCACTCTATAAAGATTGCTTTTTTTTAAAGCGTCAGCTTTTAAAACGGCTGGGAGGAAAGTGGCTGGAAGTGACGGAAACGTTATTTCCAGCCTATGTTTTTTTAGAATTGAAAGAAGGAAGGGTGTCCAGTTCGGAAGCAATTCGGGATAAATCCGAAATGCTCTTCTACCAATTGAAGCGGATACCGGAATTTACAAAGCTTTTAGGCGACAGCCATGGAACCTTTATACCGCTGGAGAAGGAAGAAGTGGATTTTCTCCGGCTGCTTTGTGAAAACAGTGATAAAAAGAAAGACCACCTGGTTCCTCTGACAAAATTAAAGTTAGACGGTTCCGGCGAAGTAATAGGGCTGGAAGGCCCATTGGAGTATTTCAAAGAAAAGATCATACGGCTGAATTTGAGAAAGCGGTATGCTCTTATAGAACTCACTATACGAGGTGAGCGTCAAACTGCAATGTTGGGAATAAAGATAGAGAAGGACTGA
- a CDS encoding DegT/DnrJ/EryC1/StrS family aminotransferase, whose protein sequence is MLKVPFSPPDITEQEIQEVVEALKSGWITTGPKTKEFEKQIASFVHVPRAVCLNSATACAELALHFLGIGPGDEVITSAYTYTASASIVCHAGAKLVLVDTATDSYEMDYDKLEEAITEKTKVIIPVDIGGVMCDYDRIFKIVEKKKSLFHPANEIQEKIGRVIILDDAAHAFGATRNGKACGEVADFTSFSFHAVKNLTTAEGGALTWREIPGIDNDWIYSQFMLLSLHGQNKDALAKTKLGAWEYDIVMPAYKCNMTDIMAGIGLAQLKRYPGILERRRVIVERYQERLKEIPVEFLIHDGITCDGTEHGKAKNGGSVCHEMVHDEKKPGGNEFHSSRHLCLVRLRGKDLAFRNQLIIDMAEAGVAANVHYKPLPMHTAYIKMGFDMKDYPNAYKQFENEITLPLHTCLTDEQVEYVAETFINCYRALETSLGSNTSMLEGR, encoded by the coding sequence ATGTTAAAGGTTCCATTTTCACCGCCTGATATTACGGAACAGGAAATCCAGGAGGTTGTGGAGGCATTAAAATCCGGTTGGATCACGACGGGGCCCAAGACTAAGGAATTTGAAAAACAGATAGCATCATTTGTCCATGTTCCAAGAGCGGTATGCCTGAATTCGGCGACGGCCTGCGCGGAACTGGCTCTCCATTTTCTCGGCATTGGGCCGGGAGATGAGGTCATCACAAGCGCTTACACCTACACGGCCAGCGCAAGCATTGTCTGCCATGCAGGTGCAAAGCTGGTCTTAGTAGATACGGCGACGGATTCCTATGAAATGGATTATGACAAACTGGAAGAGGCAATCACAGAGAAGACAAAAGTAATTATTCCGGTCGATATCGGAGGAGTCATGTGCGATTATGACCGGATTTTTAAAATTGTGGAAAAGAAAAAATCGTTATTTCATCCGGCCAATGAAATACAGGAAAAAATTGGCCGCGTCATCATTCTGGACGATGCCGCCCATGCATTCGGAGCGACGAGAAACGGAAAAGCGTGCGGTGAGGTGGCGGATTTCACCAGTTTTTCCTTCCATGCGGTGAAAAACCTGACGACGGCGGAGGGCGGCGCCCTGACCTGGAGGGAAATTCCGGGAATCGACAACGACTGGATTTACAGCCAGTTCATGCTGCTGTCGCTCCACGGACAGAATAAAGACGCCCTGGCGAAGACGAAGCTGGGGGCCTGGGAATACGATATCGTGATGCCGGCTTACAAATGCAACATGACGGATATCATGGCCGGGATCGGTCTGGCACAGCTCAAGCGGTATCCGGGAATTCTGGAACGCAGGAGAGTCATTGTGGAGCGGTATCAGGAGCGTTTGAAGGAAATTCCGGTGGAGTTCCTGATTCATGATGGAATAACGTGCGATGGGACAGAGCACGGTAAGGCAAAGAACGGCGGGTCAGTTTGCCATGAAATGGTTCATGATGAGAAAAAGCCGGGTGGGAACGAATTTCACTCCAGCCGTCATCTGTGCCTGGTGCGTCTTAGGGGGAAGGATTTGGCGTTTCGAAATCAGCTTATTATCGATATGGCCGAGGCCGGAGTCGCGGCCAATGTACACTATAAGCCGCTGCCGATGCACACGGCATACATAAAGATGGGATTTGATATGAAGGATTATCCCAATGCGTATAAGCAGTTTGAGAATGAGATTACGCTGCCGCTTCATACCTGTCTGACGGATGAGCAGGTGGAATATGTGGCGGAGACATTTATAAACTGCTACAGGGCGCTGGAAACGTCTTTGGGTTCAAATACGAGTATGCTGGAGGGCAGATAA
- a CDS encoding sugar transferase: MLCSWEKLPDFMRTKEVRPYYELLRKHRFGLLMKRTFDFVMSSIMLVLLAPVFLFLTIWIKTDSEGPIFYRQERVTQYGRIFRIYKFRTMVQNADKIGSLVTVGGDSRITKVGRKLRGCRLDELPQLINIWKGEMTFVGTRPEVAKYVKQYTKEMYATLLLPAGVTSEASIEFKDEDRLLNGVSGDEADRVYVGRVLPGKMRWNLEGIREFSLCQEGLILIRTLEAVLK, encoded by the coding sequence ATGCTTTGCAGTTGGGAAAAGCTTCCGGATTTTATGCGTACGAAAGAAGTCAGGCCCTATTACGAGCTCCTCAGGAAACACCGGTTCGGCCTTCTAATGAAACGAACCTTTGATTTTGTTATGTCATCTATAATGCTGGTGCTTTTGGCACCCGTTTTTTTATTTCTGACAATCTGGATTAAGACGGATTCCGAAGGGCCGATATTCTACCGGCAGGAGCGGGTGACGCAGTACGGCCGCATCTTTCGGATCTATAAGTTCCGGACTATGGTGCAGAATGCCGACAAGATAGGCAGTCTGGTGACGGTGGGAGGAGACTCCCGGATTACGAAGGTGGGAAGAAAGCTTCGCGGCTGCCGCTTGGACGAACTGCCGCAGCTCATCAATATTTGGAAGGGCGAGATGACTTTCGTCGGAACCCGGCCGGAGGTGGCGAAGTATGTGAAGCAGTATACGAAGGAAATGTATGCGACGCTGCTGCTGCCTGCAGGGGTGACCTCGGAGGCAAGTATTGAGTTTAAGGATGAGGATCGGCTGCTTAACGGCGTGAGCGGGGATGAGGCTGATCGGGTGTATGTGGGGAGGGTGCTGCCGGGGAAGATGCGGTGGAATTTGGAAGGAATAAGGGAATTCTCCCTCTGCCAGGAAGGACTAATCTTAATTAGGACTCTGGAAGCAGTGCTCAAATAA